In the genome of Hevea brasiliensis isolate MT/VB/25A 57/8 chromosome 14, ASM3005281v1, whole genome shotgun sequence, the window TAGTTATTAGTTTTCCctatttcaatgtatgattcgattCATTCCTGTACCCCGCATTCCACTACCCTAGGTAGCCTCGCCATCCTAGAAGCCTACCGGAAGTTTACTCTCTTATGCCACTTCCCGCCCTCATTGGACTGCTTTCCCAGGTCTAATCGTCACACAACTTGTGTCAATTTCGAAGTCCTTAACACTAATGAATTTATTAGATCAATGGTTCTAACTTTCTGAATATCGAGTTATGATAGAATACCTTAatcattaatatatttatattatggaTTTAATCACAGAAGAAAAAAACTCGGTTTATGAAAAAAACCAAATTTAACAAATAGCAGAAGACAAAATTCGCTTCTTCTCTCCTTCGTTTTTCATGGCAAATCCATCATGGGGCTATGCGAAAAATGCAAATCCATCATGCTTGAAGTTTCCTAGTTCTTTTAAGTAAACTATAgaatcatttattttttataaaataattatttaaaaattatatcaaaataaaatataaataattataatattttaataaaatatttttttaatttataactaataaattaaattattttaattaataatataaaatataaataatatcattattattaataatttaaaaataatattttattttgtttatgaaaaatattatacTTATATTTGTTTATTTTCAAATATTATTTTCATACTCTTAATAATTTCTTCTCCTTTTTATCTTCTCTCATATGAAAAAACTTTAGCttttaaaatagataaataaaataatactCTATATCTTACTTTTTTTTCATTCGttttaaattttaagtctttttttttttaaataatagttcatttattaacttattaatatgtctttatataatatacatttaattTAAGGGTGCGACTATAAAAAATTTAAGCTAATAGGAGAATAATTATGAAactaaatatttacatataaattagTTCGTGCATTCATTATATACACTCTAATTAATTCTACataaatttcaatataaatatttaatctaatactAGTTTCATCTCTTTTTATTTATCATATTGAGTTTTGCGTGATAATTAAGGAAATAGTTAGATAACCtcctttttataaaaatataataatacttgactaaagtattttttatttactttaaaaaattataaatatttattgtatttaatAGAGATAAaggtaaaatagaaaaaaaaagttaatgtttctttattttctaaatgcgataaataattttagaaaaaaaattcaaatgtaaTAGATAAAAATTGATGaagataatatttattaaattcatTCTTATATAAgatcaaatttatattaaatgcatcaaaaacaaaatgtattaattttaaaaataatttaataatattaattatttaatttttttaattcaccAAGGTATCTTCTAATTTATGTTCATTTTATAgtctataaaatattaatttatatgggATTTGTGACTCTCTCTTCCAACAATGTTTTTTCCAAAAATAGAAATTGAATTTTTCTGGATCCAATTTGTCTCTTAAAAGTACATTGAGCCTTATTACTACATCACATATTAAttggtaattatttaatttttaataaaatagatttattattttaattatattaattatattttttaattatatgaaaataaaagtaaatccaTTTGTAGGTAGAGGGAGTATGTAAATTtcgtaaaattataaaatttttagtgAAAAAACTAATTTTAAAAACAAAGTACCCATACAATATTCAGCTGATTATTGAAATGCAAGAGAATCCCACTACTGAGCATACATAGCAACTGATCATTACATAAACAGACCCAATTGGAAAGGAACCCTAGCTATAGTATTATCAGATAGAGATGGTAACAAGTACGGTACCCGTGAAAATTACCCAATCTAAACttgattaatattatcaaaattaaaactcatctcaaattcgattaaaatttattgttaattactcgaactcatcccaaaccctattattattatccaaaaaaATCCAAacctgtttaattttatatattttaattaatattttacataaaaaattattttattaataatttatattttaaaattttaataattttataaaatatttaaatttcattttatataaaataaaatatataaaaatttataaatattaatataaaaaatatatattttatatttaattaagtatttatataaataagttcGAGTAATAGTTACCCAATATGTAAAACTCGAACCTAATCTGAACCCATCACAGCTATTATTTTTCAAACCTAAATCCATTTCAAACCTGAGTATATAATACCCAAACCCGTCTTATAAGATGGTAGAACGGATTGTTGGGGCAAAAAAGGAAGGAGGAAGGAGGAGGAGGAGTAGGAAGAGGACGACAAAGAGGAGAgacaaggaaagaaaagaaatcggAGGTGATGGGCAAGAAAGAGAAGAGGAaggagaggaagaagatgaagaggaagCAATTTAGGAGAGAGATTGCGAAGAAGGAGAGAGAAGACGAGGAGAGGAAAATGAACGATCGGGAGGAGCAAAGGAGAGCCAAGGAGATGGAGGAAGAGGAGAGACAGAGAATGGAGAGGGAAAGGAGGTGGCTGGAAGAGATGGAAAGGAAGAggaaggaggaagaagaagaggaaaggaGGAAGGCCTTGAAAGAGAAGAGGAAAGGAGGAAGGCCTTGAAAGAGAAGAGTCTAAGAGATTGCAGGTAACTTTTTTCCCCTCAAAAATTGAAGACaataattagttaactacaataGGCCGAAAGCCCACTTTAAATTACGCCCATTCAGGAAAGACAAAGGGATTGTTGGGATATCTGAGAATTCTTGTGTTATGATAGAAAAATGTGTTCAATGGAGTACTCTCTCACCCATAAAAATATGAATCTTTTATGAAATCAATAGTATAAATCTTACATAATTATGAGTGAGGGTATATTTACACCGAGTATATCAAATAATAACTTGATTTTATCTAAGAACTGAAAGACATATCACTCATTTAACAGATTCATTTAACTTTAatgtatataaattaattgaaGAATATTAATAGCTATGAATATTAGGAAAATGAAAATTTCTCATCTTAATAGTTCAAAACAAGGAGAAATCCTTAACCATATCACAATCCATTGCAATACACAAACATCACAAGTAAAGGGGGTGTTTATTCTTGATAAATATTGCATAAAATTAATACCACTCTATAGTAACTTTCACAAATAATATGAGCTCATTTTGGTGTGTGTTCTTCTCCAAGGGCAGCTTTACGAAAGCCAGCAAACCTATCAAAGAGTTTGTCTCTTGGAGGCCAACTTTCTTGGATTGTTGGGATATTTGAGAATTCTTGCATCCATGCCACTAATAATGGGAATGTTTGTTGTTCTATCAATTTCACACCAATTATCTCCTCAACTACATTGAAGTGGTAAGCAAGCCAACCCAATGCAATATCTACTAGTCCAATGGTCTCTCCTCCAAAGAATTTCTTTCCCTTTAGCTCTTCTTCTAAATATTTCAAGTTCTCTATGGTTGAAACTATTGCTTCTTCTTGTTCTTTTCCTTGCTTCAAGAGAATACCAAATCTCATTGTTTCAAAGACCTACTCCAGAAAAACAGAAATAGAAATCATAtttgttaataataaataattgaaaattccTCAATCTTgcaatttaatttctaaattgAAAAGTAATGGGGAAAACTAACAATATTACCTTTTCATCACCGAACTTAGCCCAGAAGCGAGCCAAGGCTCGCTGGTGAGGATCTTCAGGAAGCAATGGAGTTTGTTTCCAAGTCTCCTCTAGATATTCAATAATGAGAAGAGACTCACAGATGGGTTTTCCATTATGAACAAGTACAGGGATCTTCTTGTAAACAGGATTATACTGCAGAAGCAAGGGGCTCTTGTTGGAAAGATCTTCCAACTCTTCATCATACTCAATCCCCTTCAGTTTTAGTGCCCACACCACTCTCAATCCAAATGGACTTGACCAAGTCCTAAACAGCTTTACTTCTTTTGCCACGGCCAtagtcttctctttctttttttttttctttgcctATCTCCAGACTCCAGCTGTCTGATAAGCAGTGAATCAATAGTAATCACCACATGCATATATATAGAACAGAGTATGGCCAGAGGACTCAATTGTAAATTGATGCTCAAATCCTGAGTCAGATCATGAAAAAGTGTAAAGTGGAGGACTATCTTGATGTGGTAATTTTTTAATACGTAAGAGGTGACGCATTTTTTTATCCAAAATAGAACAGAGGTGACGCATTTGATTAGGTGTAAAAAATGGAGGACTATTTTTTAAGGTTAATTTTATTTTGTGTGCATCTTTACACTTCTAAATTTAAAATGTATTTCTTTTTGGATATTTAATGCATATTTCTTTAATATGTAtttctatttatatatataaaatatgtaaATTTTCCTTTTATACTGGCACAATGAATTTCAAATGAATTATAATTATAacaagtaataaattttaattgaatttattaatagtaattattttaatatttcttaatcagttgtaatatataattattatttaattttattaatgacaaatattttaatattttctaaataattataatatgtaatgttatttaattttattgataatagttatttcaatattttctaaatagatataatattatttaatttaattttataaatacaatccaaatttttatatatatataaggaatgcaAGTTTCCATTTGATATTGCCCTATAGGATTTCAAATGAATCATAATTATGctaaatagtaaattttaattgaatttattaatgataattattttaatattttctaaacagttataatatatatttattatttaattttattgatagcaattattttaatatttttaaacagttataatatataattattatttaatttaattttataaatacaaTTCAaattttactaattaattaatttaccctttcaaattcaaataataaaaatgtATTAATTATGTTGAAATCAAAATTTTGACAATTTAAAAGAGTTAATTGTCTTTAATTTAGATAGTTAACTATCTGATAATTTCAACACTAAATTATGTtaactaattttaaattttttttaaaagaaaaaagagaaagatcaatgatattttttttttaatatttcataaacGGTTGAAATAtataactttttaattaatttgacatttcaaattcaaataattttaccatttatttatgaaaattaaatatttgaatctttataaaaaattaataattgaatttttttcaatatgtctaattagtaaaggtaataaaatactaAGATAACTTTGGGTAttttactaaataaataaaatattaagtaaAGTAAAAATTACATTCTAAATATAATATCTCCttactaaaataattattaaaattttaaaactcacaattttttaatctaaacttttttaaaaataacaataattttattaattaaagggtaactattacaaaatataaactttcatcaaaatttggtcaatctgttgtgaaaatttatatgttttaattataatgactaaaaatttaaatatttacatttattttcaattttaattaattgatcatttaatttttattaactttATGCTAATTTAAAAATTTGATAACAATTATAACTAAccaattaacatatatatatatatatatatatatatatatatatatatatatatatatatatatatatatatatatatatatatatatataaagcaaatAGACATTCCTAAGGAAATGACACGTGACACTTTTCTTGAAAAACTTGTTACGTGTCGCATTCTTTAAATACTCctctttatattaattattatttactttttatttcccttttaattatcattattattcataatactatcttaacatttctgatttaaattattatttcttttcaaatttaatttttaaaaattatgaccTTTTGtagttaaatttaatattttaaaaattatttatattattttataaatgctacttattatttaattttttatttctcttttcattattattatttataatactaccttaacatttattatttaaattattattttttttaatttaatttttaaaaattaagactttCTATGATTAAacgcaatatttaaaaattatttatattatttttttataaattcatttatggaAAAATATTATTTGCTACATGTTacccttaataataataataataataataataataataataataataatagtttaaaataaaaaaaataataataatatgttattgatgaccattagtttaaagaaaattgaccattaatttataatctcataatcaatcataaatactctcgtttatactaattattatttattttttatttattttttaattatcattattatttataatactatcttaatatttatgacataaattattattttctttaaaaatttaattttaaaaattaagacattttgtaattaaatataatatttaaaaattatttatattattttgtaaatactaattattattattttatattttttttcttttaattatcattattattaacaATACGACtgtaacatttatgatttaaattattattttctttaaattttgatttttaaaaattaagaccttttatattaaatgcaatatttaaaagttatttatattatttttttataaatttatttatgtaaaaatattatttatcacatattaccctctataataataataataataataataataataataataataataataataataataataataataaaaggtcattgatggccattaatttaaagaaaattgataattaatttatgatttcataatcaactattatataatttaatcaatcttaatttatttcttatttttaataaatatttttattacattgttatatttcatattatttttatcatgaaatctttgttttaaattttgagagataaaaattataatatacaaaaagttataaaaataaaatacagagatttgagttatttataattaatatgtattatttttatgttaataatttaatattttttttttactttcctaggtttaattaatgtttattattattattatcattatgacCAACTTATGACTATTTAattgaaatgaccaaataaatagaaaGTATTTTACTGTTactaaaattgaatttaaatgcttttattattgtttttcaattaaataatatttaattataaattatttttgtttaaatagATTTTTGTTTCTTGGTGTCTATATATAGCTATGTCATATGAGACATTTTGGCATACATATTAAATTGTACTCTCTTGGGACTCACCAGGcccaaattttcaaaaatttcacctcAAAAATGCagatctaaatatatttttattttgccacgtgatatttaaataatttttttcaaatgttTTAGTTATTATtcaaaaatcaaacccgatttcaaaaatttgaaaaatttcaaataattccctaattaatataaatttaattattaaatttacttatttaataattaatttaaaaattatgcaatattttatttttataatttaatatatcgAATTTAATTATAACTAAgattttaattatcattaattttaatataattatttaattaaatatttaattaaatatctatattttattattattaaaattgaatcTTTGaacttatatttttatattaaataatatttaaatataaattatttttatttaaatagttttcaaAATTTAGCTATATATAGTAAGTCATAATTAGAAATTTTATAGCACTTATCtaagcattaaaatttcataaaatctatcttttcaaaaatttttttatttttactatttattatattaataaaaatgatttttttttaagtttttaatttttatgaaatgtattttattttatattataaatttatataaagtgaTAACCATTTTtgtcaaagaattattttataaaaaaatatatcaggttaattatcttttaaaaaataatataacaggatgttatttttaattaataataatgttatatattttcattattattaaaattaaataattcaattcattagtagtaatttaatattttttttgttatattaatgacaaaaaatattatatttatatatttttaaactaatattgttttctcattaatctaatgtattttatataaattacaaaaaataaatatcaatttacatAAGTTgtgagaaaaatataaaaattttattaaatttaaattattttttgaataaagtgcttttat includes:
- the LOC131172798 gene encoding probable glutathione S-transferase; protein product: MAVAKEVKLFRTWSSPFGLRVVWALKLKGIEYDEELEDLSNKSPLLLQYNPVYKKIPVLVHNGKPICESLLIIEYLEETWKQTPLLPEDPHQRALARFWAKFGDEKVFETMRFGILLKQGKEQEEAIVSTIENLKYLEEELKGKKFFGGETIGLVDIALGWLAYHFNVVEEIIGVKLIEQQTFPLLVAWMQEFSNIPTIQESWPPRDKLFDRFAGFRKAALGEEHTPK